In a genomic window of Thermosynechococcus sp. CL-1:
- the egtC gene encoding ergothioneine biosynthesis protein EgtC gives MCRLYAYMGRKTSLAHALVDAPHSLLVQSYQPREMTAGLLNADGFGVGWYAARQDVPPFLYRQTMPMWHDINFTEHLSRYIESACFLANVRSATPGQPVQMTNTQPFRWGRWLGVHNGFIENFRQTLYRPMRDRLSDICYNIVEGSTDSEHLFALFCNELVLNPQLSPLMVLRQTLQIVFSLAQAARTSVSAAMILTDGVYILATRCARGTPPPTLYWSQDAEKIQLTSEPVDQQTEWYLLPENKLLLMSLQSEPEIYAF, from the coding sequence ATGTGCCGTCTTTATGCCTATATGGGGCGCAAAACGTCCCTTGCCCATGCCTTGGTGGATGCTCCCCATTCCCTGTTGGTGCAAAGTTATCAACCCCGCGAAATGACGGCGGGACTCTTAAATGCCGATGGCTTTGGGGTGGGCTGGTATGCTGCCCGCCAAGATGTGCCCCCCTTTCTTTATCGGCAAACGATGCCCATGTGGCATGATATTAACTTTACTGAGCATTTAAGCCGCTACATTGAATCTGCCTGTTTTTTGGCCAATGTCCGCAGTGCCACACCGGGTCAACCCGTGCAAATGACGAATACGCAGCCCTTTCGCTGGGGACGCTGGCTGGGGGTGCACAATGGATTTATCGAGAACTTTCGCCAAACCCTCTACCGCCCCATGCGCGATCGCCTGTCGGATATTTGTTACAACATTGTTGAAGGCTCTACAGACTCTGAGCACCTGTTTGCCCTCTTCTGCAATGAATTGGTGTTGAATCCGCAACTGTCACCGTTGATGGTACTGCGGCAAACACTGCAAATTGTTTTTTCCCTAGCGCAGGCAGCGCGTACCAGTGTTAGTGCCGCCATGATTCTGACTGATGGCGTCTATATTCTCGCCACCCGCTGTGCGCGGGGCACACCACCCCCCACCCTGTACTGGAGTCAGGATGCCGAGAAAATTCAGCTCACCTCAGAGCCGGTAGATCAGCAAACGGAGTGGTATCTTTTACCGGAAAATAAATTGCTGTTGATGAGTTTGCAGAGTGAACCAGAAATTTACGCCTTCTGA
- a CDS encoding SUMF1/EgtB/PvdO family nonheme iron enzyme codes for MPFNPLDRGTFWQAFQNQRQFTRQLVAELSEAVLCAQPHPLYSPVGWHLGHIGYTEAFWLLPESSGVSDRDRYWYAADGRPKVERQYLPPRNELLDYLAGIRQRTGDRLYSLSDEQWQRELRLWWWILQHEAQHSETMQMVLAMQGIVTTLPPNLSLPQDHQRIPAGGYVIGSEDLLALDNEQPVQSVELLPFTIDAAPLTWREFLTFVEAGGYQRREWWSSSGWEWRQAEEIASPFYPIPENLDLPMWGLSFYEAEAYGHFQGKRLPSEREWEIAAQQGLLNQGYVWEWTQSPFAPYPGFQSYPYRGYSAPYFDGEHFVLKGGSHWTRPILKRPSFRNWYSRTTREVFAGARYVHQETISTPRDTDAQI; via the coding sequence GTGCCTTTTAATCCCTTGGATCGGGGAACTTTTTGGCAAGCCTTTCAGAACCAGCGGCAATTTACACGCCAACTTGTGGCTGAGTTGAGCGAGGCCGTCCTTTGTGCGCAGCCCCATCCCCTCTATAGCCCTGTGGGATGGCATTTGGGACACATTGGCTACACAGAAGCCTTTTGGCTGTTGCCAGAATCCTCAGGGGTGAGCGATCGCGATCGCTATTGGTATGCCGCCGATGGCCGCCCCAAGGTGGAACGACAATACTTACCACCGCGCAATGAATTACTTGACTACCTCGCAGGGATTCGCCAACGCACGGGCGATCGCCTCTACAGCCTTAGCGACGAGCAGTGGCAACGAGAACTCCGCCTCTGGTGGTGGATTTTGCAGCATGAAGCCCAACACAGTGAAACGATGCAAATGGTGCTGGCGATGCAGGGGATTGTGACCACATTACCCCCTAACCTATCGCTGCCACAGGATCACCAACGAATTCCCGCTGGGGGGTATGTCATTGGCAGTGAAGACCTCTTAGCCCTTGATAACGAGCAGCCAGTCCAGAGTGTCGAACTACTTCCTTTTACGATTGATGCGGCACCGCTGACCTGGCGGGAATTTCTCACCTTTGTGGAAGCGGGTGGTTATCAGCGGCGGGAATGGTGGTCCAGCAGTGGTTGGGAATGGCGACAGGCAGAGGAAATTGCCTCACCGTTTTACCCGATTCCTGAGAACCTAGACTTACCCATGTGGGGACTTAGTTTCTACGAAGCCGAAGCCTATGGCCATTTCCAAGGCAAACGTCTCCCCAGTGAACGGGAATGGGAAATTGCTGCTCAGCAGGGACTCTTGAATCAGGGCTACGTTTGGGAGTGGACGCAAAGTCCCTTTGCCCCCTATCCGGGGTTCCAGAGCTATCCCTACCGGGGGTATTCTGCCCCCTACTTTGATGGCGAGCATTTTGTTCTAAAAGGCGGTAGTCACTGGACGCGCCCCATTCTCAAGCGACCCTCATTTCGCAATTGGTATAGCCGCACCACCCGTGAGGTGTTTGCTGGAGCGCGCTACGTTCACCAAGAAACAATCTCTACACCAAGGGACACTGATGCCCAAATTTGA